The following are encoded in a window of Vigna unguiculata cultivar IT97K-499-35 chromosome 8, ASM411807v1, whole genome shotgun sequence genomic DNA:
- the LOC114193356 gene encoding glutamine synthetase cytosolic isozyme 2-like translates to MSLLSDLMNLNLSNATEKVIAEYIWVGGSGMDMRSKARVLDIKTLSGPVNDPSELPKWTYDGSSTGQAPGADSEVLLFPQAIFKDPFRRGENILVMCDTYNAAGEPIPTNKRYNAAKIFSHPDVVAEEPWYGIEQEYTLLQKDVQWPLGWPIGGFPGPQGPYYCGVGANKAFGRDIVNSHFKACLYAGINITGINGEVMPGQWEFQIGPSAGISACDDLWVARYILERITEIAGVVLSFDPQPIKGDWNCAGAHTNFSTKSMRSDGGYEVIKNAISKLEKRHKEHIAAYGEGNERRLTGKHETADINTFIWGVANRGASIRVGRDTEKKGKGYFEDRRPASNMDPYVVTSMIAETTILWKP, encoded by the exons ATGTCGTTGCTCTCCGATCTGATGAACCTTAACCTCTCCAACGCTACTGAGAAGGTGATTGCGGAATATATATG GGTTGGTGGATCTGGTATGGACATGAGGAGTAAGGCACGGGTCTTGGATATAAAGACTCTTTCAGGTCCGGTTAATGACCCTTCCGAGCTTCCCAAATGGACCTATGATGGTTCCAGCACTGGTCAAGCTCCTGGAGCAGATAGTGAAGTGCTATTATT TCCACAAGCAATTTTCAAGGATCCATTCAGGAGGGGTGAAAACATTCTG GTTATGTGTGATACTTACAATGCTGCGGGAGAACCCATTCCTACCAACAAGAGATATAATGCGGCAAAGATATTCAGCCATCCTGATGTTGTTGCTGAAGAACCCTG GTATGGCATTGAGCAAGAATACACCTTGTTGCAGAAAGATGTCCAATGGCCTCTTGGATGGCCTATCGGTGGTTTTCCTGGACCCCAG GGACCCTACTATTGTGGTGTTGGTGCAAACAAAGCTTTCGGACGGGACATTGTGAACTCGCATTTCAAAGCCTGTCTTTATGCAGGCATTAACATTACTGGAATTAATGGAGAAGTGATGCCTGGTCag TGGGAATTCCAAATTGGTCCATCGGCTGGCATCTCTGCGTGTGACGACTTGTGGGTTGCTCGCTACATTTTGGAG AGGATCACTGAGATTGCTGGGGTGGTGCTTTCTTTTGATCCTCAACCGATTAAG GGTGATTGGAATTGTGCTGGTGCTCACACGAATTTCAG TACCAAGTCCATGAGAAGTGATGGTGGCTATGAAGTAATCAAAAACGCAATCAGTAAGTTGGAAAAGAGGCACAAGGAGCACATTGCTGCTTATGGAGAAGGCAATGAACGTCGTTTGACAGGAAAACATGAGACAGCTGACATTAACACCTTCATATGG GGTGTTGCAAACCGTGGTGCTTCAATTAGGGTAGGGAGGGACACAGAGAAGAAAGGGAAGGGATACTTTGAGGATAGAAGGCCTGCATCTAACATGGACCCTTATGTCGTCACTTCGATGATTGCTGAGACAACCATTCTTTGGAAACCATGA
- the LOC114193009 gene encoding glutamine synthetase N-1 isoform X1, whose amino-acid sequence MSSLSDLVNLNLSDSTEKVIAEYIWVGGSGMDMRSKARTLSEPVEDPSKLPKWNYDGSSTGQAPGQDSEVILYPQTIYRDPFRRGNNILVMCDAYTPAGEPIPTNKRHNAAKIFSHPDVVAEEPWYGIEQEYTLLQKDVQWPVGWPLGGFPGAQGPYYCGIGANKAFGRDIVDSHYKACLYAGINISGINGEVMPGQWEFQVGPSVGISAADELWVARYILERITEIAGVVLSFDPKPIQGDWNGAGAHTNYSTKSMRNDGGYEVIKKAITKLEKRHKEHIAAYGEGNERRLTGKHETADMNTFIWGVANRGASIRVGRDTEKKGKGYFEDRRPASNMDPYVVTSMIAETTILWKP is encoded by the exons ATGTCGTCACTCTCCGATCTTGTTAACCTTAATCTCTCCGACTCCACTGAGAAAGTCATCGCCGAGTACATATG GGTTGGTGGATCTGGCATGGACATGAGGAGCAAAGCAAGG ACTCTCTCTGAACCTGTTGAAGACCCTTCGAAGCTTCCAAAGTGGAACTACGATGGTTCCAGCACAGGTCAAGCTCCTGGACAAGATAGTGAAGTTATCTTATA CCCACAAACAATTTACAGGGATCCATTCAGGAGGGGTAACAATATCCTA GTTATGTGTGATGCTTACACTCCCGCTGGAGAACCCATCCCGACCAACAAGAGACATAACGCGGCAAAGATATTTAGCCATCCTGATGTTGTTGCTGAAGAACCTTG GTATGGCATTGAGCAGGAATATACCTTGTTGCAGAAAGATGTTCAGTGGCCTGTTGGATGGCCTCTTGGTGGTTTTCCTGGGGCCCAG GGACCGTACTATTGTGGTATCGGTGCTAACAAGGCTTTCGGGCGTGACATTGTTGACTCACATTACAAAGCATGTCTTTATGCTGGTATTAACATAAGTGGAATTAATGGAGAAGTGATGCCTGGTCAG TGGGAGTTTCAAGTTGGTCCATCGGTAGGTATCTCTGCTGCTGACGAGTTATGGGTTGCACGTTACATTTTGGAG AGGATCACTGAAATTGCTGGAGTGGTGCTTTCCTTTGACCCTAAACCAATTCAG GGTGATTGGAATGGTGCTGGTGCTCACACGAATTACAG TACCAAGTCCATGAGAAACGATGGTGGCTACGAAGTCATCAAAAAAGCAATCACCAAGTTGGAAAAGAGGCACAAGGAGCACATTGCTGCTTATGGAGAAGGCAATGAACGTCGTTTGACAGGAAAGCACGAGACAGCGGACATGAATACCTTCATATGG GGTGTTGCAAACCGTGGTGCTTCAATTAGGGTAGGGAGGGACACAGAGAAGAAAGGGAAGGGATACTTCGAGGATAGGAGGCCTGCGTCTAACATGGACCCTTATGTCGTCACTTCCATGATTGCTGAAACAACCATTCTTTGGAAACCATAA
- the LOC114193009 gene encoding glutamine synthetase N-1 isoform X2 encodes MSSLSDLVNLNLSDSTEKVIAEYIWVGGSGMDMRSKARTLSEPVEDPSKLPKWNYDGSSTGQAPGQDSEVILYPQTIYRDPFRRGNNILVMCDAYTPAGEPIPTNKRHNAAKIFSHPDVVAEEPWYGIEQEYTLLQKDVQWPVGWPLGGFPGAQGPYYCGIGANKAFGRDIVDSHYKACLYAGINISGINGEVMPGQWEFQVGPSVGISAADELWVARYILERITEIAGVVLSFDPKPIQGDWNGAGAHTNYRDTSRIGGLRLTWTLMSSLP; translated from the exons ATGTCGTCACTCTCCGATCTTGTTAACCTTAATCTCTCCGACTCCACTGAGAAAGTCATCGCCGAGTACATATG GGTTGGTGGATCTGGCATGGACATGAGGAGCAAAGCAAGG ACTCTCTCTGAACCTGTTGAAGACCCTTCGAAGCTTCCAAAGTGGAACTACGATGGTTCCAGCACAGGTCAAGCTCCTGGACAAGATAGTGAAGTTATCTTATA CCCACAAACAATTTACAGGGATCCATTCAGGAGGGGTAACAATATCCTA GTTATGTGTGATGCTTACACTCCCGCTGGAGAACCCATCCCGACCAACAAGAGACATAACGCGGCAAAGATATTTAGCCATCCTGATGTTGTTGCTGAAGAACCTTG GTATGGCATTGAGCAGGAATATACCTTGTTGCAGAAAGATGTTCAGTGGCCTGTTGGATGGCCTCTTGGTGGTTTTCCTGGGGCCCAG GGACCGTACTATTGTGGTATCGGTGCTAACAAGGCTTTCGGGCGTGACATTGTTGACTCACATTACAAAGCATGTCTTTATGCTGGTATTAACATAAGTGGAATTAATGGAGAAGTGATGCCTGGTCAG TGGGAGTTTCAAGTTGGTCCATCGGTAGGTATCTCTGCTGCTGACGAGTTATGGGTTGCACGTTACATTTTGGAG AGGATCACTGAAATTGCTGGAGTGGTGCTTTCCTTTGACCCTAAACCAATTCAG GGTGATTGGAATGGTGCTGGTGCTCACACGAATTACAG GGATACTTCGAGGATAGGAGGCCTGCGTCTAACATGGACCCTTATGTCGTCACTTCCATGA